In one Candidatus Planktophila versatilis genomic region, the following are encoded:
- a CDS encoding sugar ABC transporter substrate-binding protein gives MDENVGMGRDTDFSRRSILRTSALVGAGIGAAQLLGASPAVALGGTTNASLDKAIKAMVKGRTIKVGFTPPVLSENFTQIESAAWRKMAEFEKRFGVKWVWERQAPVGDFNAVQGTLGIVQSWISRRFDAIAVCTGANFATVQDLYKTANSKGLQVFQFNQPAELYPEAELETVANIGYDNRWQSGYLAGTYLANALGGKGKILQIWGPSGSDWTRGRRIGFDKALKENPGIKVVGEADGGYVRDKGFTAAQDLLTKYPDVNAIYGENEEMALGASQAIDAAGLKHWNGKTGILTIGADGLISGFKAIAEGKLTATVDIGGIDQGQNLIETIFSTVALGQSVTQIINNPTQVVDKTNYKWHQAYAQWALDTPRKYGK, from the coding sequence ATGGATGAAAACGTTGGAATGGGGAGAGATACAGATTTTTCTCGTCGCTCGATACTACGTACCTCGGCACTAGTCGGTGCCGGAATTGGAGCAGCACAACTACTGGGTGCTTCTCCTGCCGTAGCATTAGGTGGGACTACTAATGCTTCGCTAGATAAGGCAATCAAAGCTATGGTTAAGGGACGCACAATAAAGGTAGGTTTTACACCGCCTGTATTGTCTGAAAACTTTACACAGATTGAAAGTGCTGCTTGGCGCAAGATGGCTGAGTTTGAAAAGCGCTTTGGAGTCAAGTGGGTTTGGGAACGCCAAGCACCAGTTGGTGACTTCAATGCAGTTCAGGGAACTCTAGGAATCGTTCAGTCCTGGATCAGCCGTCGATTTGACGCCATTGCAGTATGTACTGGTGCCAACTTCGCGACCGTACAAGATCTCTACAAAACCGCAAACTCAAAGGGACTTCAGGTTTTCCAATTCAACCAGCCTGCAGAGCTGTACCCAGAAGCTGAGCTTGAGACAGTTGCAAATATCGGCTACGACAATCGTTGGCAGTCCGGTTACCTAGCAGGAACATACTTGGCAAATGCCTTGGGTGGAAAAGGAAAGATCCTTCAAATATGGGGACCTTCCGGCTCAGATTGGACTCGCGGCCGTAGAATTGGTTTCGACAAAGCCCTTAAAGAAAATCCTGGAATTAAAGTTGTCGGAGAAGCCGATGGCGGATACGTCCGCGACAAGGGATTCACTGCAGCACAGGACCTTTTGACTAAGTATCCTGATGTGAACGCCATCTACGGCGAAAATGAGGAAATGGCACTCGGTGCTTCTCAAGCAATCGATGCAGCTGGCCTCAAGCACTGGAATGGAAAGACCGGTATTTTGACTATTGGCGCTGACGGTCTCATTTCTGGATTCAAAGCAATCGCTGAAGGAAAGCTAACTGCCACAGTTGATATTGGTGGAATCGACCAGGGACAAAACCTGATTGAAACTATTTTTTCAACTGTTGCACTCGGTCAGTCAGTTACTCAAATTATTAACAACCCAACACAGGTTGTGGATAAGACAAACTACAAATGGCACCAGGCTTATGCGCAGTGGGCACTTGACACACCACGTAAGTATGGCAAGTAA
- a CDS encoding ABC transporter permease: protein MTLNIAASNSSKSIQNRILQDPSFGIVALLVVAIIAMTVLEPSFATGGNVTNIINAMMTVSFLAIGMTVVLIAGGLDLSVGSTMAVTAGVAGKFISYGMPMGVAFMWSLAIGVGIGLINGLLITKLGIPDFIATLATLGIGQGVILLWTQGVPILGYMNDAYYYIGGLKKIAGPISIPMIVVVVISIVMAIILKRTKFGLKLYAVGSSPISARNAGVNVDAIKISAYAISGLLAAIAGIHIAGRTTTIPPLIGKGYEISAIAAAVIGGASLLGGKGRVIGALIGALTLTLTRNVINLIGIESSWQSIVTGSVLIGAVLANRASSEFSRKRLRREKT, encoded by the coding sequence ATGACACTCAATATTGCAGCAAGTAATTCATCAAAGTCCATACAGAATCGTATTTTGCAAGATCCTTCATTTGGAATTGTTGCACTCCTTGTCGTGGCAATAATTGCAATGACAGTTCTAGAACCAAGCTTTGCGACAGGCGGGAACGTCACAAACATCATCAACGCAATGATGACCGTAAGCTTTTTAGCTATTGGAATGACAGTCGTACTAATTGCAGGCGGACTTGATCTTTCTGTAGGTTCGACAATGGCAGTAACCGCAGGCGTTGCCGGAAAGTTCATATCTTATGGAATGCCTATGGGTGTCGCCTTTATGTGGTCGCTAGCCATTGGTGTGGGAATTGGGTTAATCAATGGGTTGCTAATCACAAAGCTAGGGATACCTGATTTCATTGCAACTTTGGCCACGCTAGGAATTGGACAAGGGGTTATTTTGCTTTGGACCCAGGGTGTTCCAATTCTAGGTTATATGAATGATGCCTATTACTACATCGGAGGACTTAAGAAGATAGCTGGTCCGATATCAATTCCGATGATTGTTGTTGTTGTGATTTCGATAGTGATGGCAATTATTTTGAAGCGCACTAAGTTTGGGCTCAAATTATACGCAGTCGGGAGCTCACCAATCTCGGCTCGAAATGCTGGAGTCAATGTCGATGCAATCAAGATTTCTGCCTATGCCATCAGCGGATTACTCGCCGCGATTGCAGGAATACACATTGCTGGTCGCACGACAACGATCCCGCCGCTGATTGGCAAAGGTTATGAGATAAGTGCGATTGCAGCTGCTGTTATTGGCGGAGCTTCACTCCTAGGTGGCAAAGGAAGGGTGATTGGTGCGCTAATTGGTGCGCTAACTCTGACTTTAACTCGAAATGTTATCAATTTGATTGGAATTGAATCGAGTTGGCAATCCATTGTTACTGGTTCGGTTCTTATTGGAGCCGTACTGGCTAATCGAGCATCAAGTGAATTCAGCCGCAAAAGACTCAGGCGAGAGAAGACCTGA